In the genome of Dermacentor andersoni chromosome 3, qqDerAnde1_hic_scaffold, whole genome shotgun sequence, one region contains:
- the LOC126517695 gene encoding RRP15-like protein isoform X1, giving the protein MAARSSDDESEHSADEQRPALASGSDDSAAEGNEAWADVLGKLLHTKAPRTKTPILFKAKKDGQQRRQKPATVLEIVGDGGEVKEQETQKLPDEPEFLSKRELRERKEKKRQWEEMSRTKPVHDEVEKRLRSIATRGVVQLFNAVKTHQKEVDEKLRAAGQSETKRDKVLKSFSKGAFLDMLKENKEKSSDKQQSWGVLRDDFMLGAEMKDWDKEEEIAS; this is encoded by the exons ATGGCGGCGCGCAGCTCAG ACGATGAGTCTGAACACAGTGCTGACGAACAGCGGCCGGCGCTCGCCAGTGGCTCCGATGACTCCGCAGCAGAAGGCAACGAGGCCTGGGCCGACGTGCTGGGCAAGCTCCTCCATACCAAGGCGCCCAGGACAAAGACTCCTATCCTTTTCAAAGCGAAGAAGGATGGACAACAGAGACGCCAAAAGCCGGCCACCGTCCTCGAAATTGTGGGCGATGGAGGAGAAGTGAAAGAACAGGAAACACAGAAACTGCCTGATGAGCCCGAGTTTCTGTCCAAAAGGGAACTtcgggaaaggaaagaaaag AAGCGGCAGTGGGAGGAAATGAGTAGGACAAAACCGGTGCACGATGAAGTTGAAAAACGGTTAAGAAGCATTGCCACAAG AGGTGTTGTACAGCTATTCAACGCCGTTAAGACTCACCAAAAGGAAGTTGACGAGAAGCTCCGTGCTGCTGGCCAATCAGAGACCAAGAGAGATAAAGTGTTGAAATCTTTCAGCAAGGGTGCTTTTCTGGATATGCTTAAGGAAAACAAG GAAAAATCGTCTGACAAACAGCAGTCTTGGGGAGTGCTTCGAGACGACTTCATGCTTGGTGCTGAGATGAAGGACTGGGATAAGGAGGAAGAAATAGCCTCTTAG
- the LOC126517695 gene encoding RRP15-like protein isoform X2: MGQDDESEHSADEQRPALASGSDDSAAEGNEAWADVLGKLLHTKAPRTKTPILFKAKKDGQQRRQKPATVLEIVGDGGEVKEQETQKLPDEPEFLSKRELRERKEKKRQWEEMSRTKPVHDEVEKRLRSIATRGVVQLFNAVKTHQKEVDEKLRAAGQSETKRDKVLKSFSKGAFLDMLKENKEKSSDKQQSWGVLRDDFMLGAEMKDWDKEEEIAS, translated from the exons ACGATGAGTCTGAACACAGTGCTGACGAACAGCGGCCGGCGCTCGCCAGTGGCTCCGATGACTCCGCAGCAGAAGGCAACGAGGCCTGGGCCGACGTGCTGGGCAAGCTCCTCCATACCAAGGCGCCCAGGACAAAGACTCCTATCCTTTTCAAAGCGAAGAAGGATGGACAACAGAGACGCCAAAAGCCGGCCACCGTCCTCGAAATTGTGGGCGATGGAGGAGAAGTGAAAGAACAGGAAACACAGAAACTGCCTGATGAGCCCGAGTTTCTGTCCAAAAGGGAACTtcgggaaaggaaagaaaag AAGCGGCAGTGGGAGGAAATGAGTAGGACAAAACCGGTGCACGATGAAGTTGAAAAACGGTTAAGAAGCATTGCCACAAG AGGTGTTGTACAGCTATTCAACGCCGTTAAGACTCACCAAAAGGAAGTTGACGAGAAGCTCCGTGCTGCTGGCCAATCAGAGACCAAGAGAGATAAAGTGTTGAAATCTTTCAGCAAGGGTGCTTTTCTGGATATGCTTAAGGAAAACAAG GAAAAATCGTCTGACAAACAGCAGTCTTGGGGAGTGCTTCGAGACGACTTCATGCTTGGTGCTGAGATGAAGGACTGGGATAAGGAGGAAGAAATAGCCTCTTAG
- the LOC126517695 gene encoding RRP15-like protein isoform X3 yields the protein MRPYDESEHSADEQRPALASGSDDSAAEGNEAWADVLGKLLHTKAPRTKTPILFKAKKDGQQRRQKPATVLEIVGDGGEVKEQETQKLPDEPEFLSKRELRERKEKKRQWEEMSRTKPVHDEVEKRLRSIATRGVVQLFNAVKTHQKEVDEKLRAAGQSETKRDKVLKSFSKGAFLDMLKENKEKSSDKQQSWGVLRDDFMLGAEMKDWDKEEEIAS from the exons ACGATGAGTCTGAACACAGTGCTGACGAACAGCGGCCGGCGCTCGCCAGTGGCTCCGATGACTCCGCAGCAGAAGGCAACGAGGCCTGGGCCGACGTGCTGGGCAAGCTCCTCCATACCAAGGCGCCCAGGACAAAGACTCCTATCCTTTTCAAAGCGAAGAAGGATGGACAACAGAGACGCCAAAAGCCGGCCACCGTCCTCGAAATTGTGGGCGATGGAGGAGAAGTGAAAGAACAGGAAACACAGAAACTGCCTGATGAGCCCGAGTTTCTGTCCAAAAGGGAACTtcgggaaaggaaagaaaag AAGCGGCAGTGGGAGGAAATGAGTAGGACAAAACCGGTGCACGATGAAGTTGAAAAACGGTTAAGAAGCATTGCCACAAG AGGTGTTGTACAGCTATTCAACGCCGTTAAGACTCACCAAAAGGAAGTTGACGAGAAGCTCCGTGCTGCTGGCCAATCAGAGACCAAGAGAGATAAAGTGTTGAAATCTTTCAGCAAGGGTGCTTTTCTGGATATGCTTAAGGAAAACAAG GAAAAATCGTCTGACAAACAGCAGTCTTGGGGAGTGCTTCGAGACGACTTCATGCTTGGTGCTGAGATGAAGGACTGGGATAAGGAGGAAGAAATAGCCTCTTAG